The genomic DNA catagcgtatgtacagtatgtaggagACAGGTCGACACAAAGGACCAAACCAAGGAGGGGAGATGCTGGCTCAGGCGATGCATGAGGGGCTGTATTCATGACCACCAGGGACAGAGGGCCGCGGCCCGTCATCTGAAGCCCACCTCCTCGTTTGCACTCCAACAAACGGGggagtaaacacacacagagcagacagtACCGTACCCTCCTCACCCTCACTCACCTCTTCATTCAGTCTGTTGCCCTCATACTGTGTCGGTGGCAGTGCCAATAGAAAGGTGAGAGTAAGtgaacggggggggggggggggcaaaaaaaaacagcacggGAAAGTAATTCAATCCTCTAGCTCACACAATGCTAACTCCTCATTCAACCTCGCCTGTGTACATATTGCCCTGAATCgcacttaaaggaatagtttgacatcatcttgccaagagttagataagaagattgataccactcgtATGAAGCTaggagatggttagcttagcttgacATAAAGGCTGGAAGCAGGCAGAAACAGCGAGCCTGGTTCTGTCTGAAGGTAACACAATCTGCCAACAGCACctctaaaactaaactaattaaCACATGCcatgtgccagactatttcttaGCAGGGGGCAATTCTTGTTGTCAGCGTGTTGACGTCGGTGGTTGGCATGTATGCCGGAGTCAGCAGTGAATTAAGAGTGTTTACTGCAGTAGTACTGAGCTGTAGATTTAAGTTGCGCTTTCTGTTAGAAAGTAGTTTTAAGTTGGTTTTTGTACACTTTCCATTCATTGTTAATAcaattttagtttttgtttgcaCACATCCGTCGCCCGTCTCTCCTTCCTGGGTAAATTTTATTGTTACTACCTctatcccggacgagcccccaattgTTACGTTCCCCCGTttaccataggaataacatgtatgaattttgaaaatggatgTAGTTCCTCTTtaagcttgctaattccacttTCATGTTACACTGGTTGAGaacacatgggagaagtttgccttcagGTCTTTCTGCCAGAAGtctccttaggtttaggcaacaaacctactCGGTTGAGTTTAGGGggaatcaatcttctcatctagctCAGCAACAGAGTGAATAAgcctatttcccaaaatgtcaaactattcctttaaattctTTAAATTGACtaacataaacaaaacattgaaTATCCTCATCTTTGTGCCTGTGCACCTCAAAAATATGTTGTGCGTTGACAGCTTTTATGCATTTGTTAACATGATGGTGGTGACAGAGAATGAAGAAGACAGTGTGAACAGCTGTGAGCCACAAGAGGACAGACAGTACCTCTACATCAACGTTAGGGGAGCTCTCTCGGGGGTCGTAGTCGTACAGGGCCACCATTCTCCGCGTTGACATCGGATGTTGACGGCCACTCCGCCTGTTCCTCTCTAcggagaggaaaaggaagacaagacagaaaagaaaaaaatatcagtGGGAATAATGTGAAAACTTTACTGAACGATGTGATGACCAGTGACGATGCATAATGCAAGTCCAACAAGCTTTCCCATCTGATCATCTGGCTTAAGGTGAACTACTCCTATGTTTATCGTTAGGGAAAGCTTAGCGACAGGACATATAGTGTAAATTAGCTAAAAGCAGTTCACAGATGAATAAGGATGGTGAGAGGTGAATAAAAGCAGTAAAGATGAAGCAGAAGAGCATCTCAGTGGACACAGACCTCTCTTGGACTTTCTGGACCTGCGATTTATTGAGCGGCCATCTTTGAAACGGTCACAGTTCACTTTACAGGAAAGCAGAAAAACAAGTGGGAAGAGTAtaggaaaggagacgtgtgtCAGTAAAAGGCAGTTCAGTAGAGCATTAAGACACAGAGGGtataagggcaaaaaaaaacGATGTCTCACCTAACTTCTCCACAGGAGTGTTGAGTGGCAGGAAGCCCTGTTTAAGGAGCTGGTCCATCATGTCGTCATCCTCCGTTTGGATCTCAGAGACCATGTTACAGGGGATCAGACCCACGCGGTCTCGGACCTCCGCCCTGTAGAAGCCATCTGTGTCTTTATGCCCAAAGACCTAAAGGCACAACAAAGTGTCAGGGGACAGGACGGACACCATAATACCTGCAACTAGGACTGGCATTACTATTACTACCATCTACAAGTTATTCTGAAGGTATAAGCTAagaccagaggtgggaccaagtcattgttttacaagtcacaagtaagtctcaagtctttgcactcaagtccaaAGTGAAGACTGACCTTGATGATCTGGCCCTCCTTGAATGGCAGCTCCTCGTCAGCAGCGTCGGGGTTGGGCGACATGGACATGGGGTCGTAGTCGAACAGAGCCACAAACACACGGGTCATCTCCTCCGGCTCCGACTCCTCGTAGTAATCCAGGGAGCGTCGTCCCCGCCCCTGCCTGCGCCCGCCAAAGCCGTCTGAAACATAGAGGAGGCCTCTGCTGCTACTACCAGCCTTATACAGCCACGCTGGCTGTAGAGGCAATGAGAGCAGAAGATGTCTCTTTGTTAGAGCTGACAGGGGAGAGGGCGATGAGATGCATGTGTGAAAAAAGAACCAGAGATCGAATGCGATAATTACGCTTTTTAGTTTTAATCtctttgaaaaatgttgtattcACACACTAAGAAGCAAaaggatgctttttttttttttttaaaaggctcAATCGAAGCACATCGGGGTTCTTCGTTCACACATCTCTGCTTGCTGGCGTGAGTCTCTAAACACACTGATAGCACAGTACAACACAGCACAGACGGGAAACACAAGCAGATTTTGGGGGTGCAAAAGGGGAAAACTGAATGACTGTGCACACCAGGAGGACACAAGTAACACTGCACTATTGTTCATTGCTGTTTCACTGCCTTATCTCACAGAGGCTGATCAACATGCATGCGTTCCTGGGGATTGGACATGATCAAATGCAGGTGCACGGTCATGCTTTTTAGGCCACATCTGGAAACAATGTGCAGCGAAAGAAAAGGGCAACGTTCCCAAGGGAGATGACACATCAAATGCCCCAGCAGTTCCTGGCAGCGCAGATATCAGTGAGGGAGGAAGGGATGAACCTGATATCCGATCCCCATGCTTCTCATGGATCACCATGTTGAATGTTTCAATGGCAGATTGTAAGTCTGAATGATGGCTCAGAGATTGTGCAACCAACGCTAACCAAGCaactgaaatatgtttttttgaaaGATGTGTTTCAATGGCATGAAACGTGTTTGATGAACCGAGTGATTCCAACAAGGCAGTCTTTCCTTCTCACTGTATTGTTAAGGGGTCATGCAAAATCAAAGCAAACGGGGCTACTGGCTCCTGAAGGCGggaggagaaggaaaagaggAGGTGGCGGAGAAGataaggaagaggaggacgggtTAAGTTGCGGTGGATATGGAGGGTGAGCGGGAAGAGTAGGAGTGAGTTGGGGTTTCTTGGGATTGAGGGTGTAGGAGTACATACAGGGAAGGGATTTTCATTCTCCAAAAAACGGGGAAAAGTGGCCAGTCTTGTCTTCCCCCGTCAGCTTTATTCAGCTAAGCTAAAGCCCAGCACAGAACCACCATTATCACTGCATGTGTTCAAGAACGACTCTTTGGCCTTTGTCAAGGTGAATTGTCAGCTGCGCCACATACCAGATTGATCCTCTGAGGACATAGATCGCCATATCCTGCGCCGAGCTACACTGCCATAGTAAACATCCTCCTTGACGGGTGAGAGGTTCCCCTCACTCCCCTCACTGTTACTGTCCATGGTGATCTCTACAGAAGACACCAATCACAACGTTACGGTCAGAGAtcccccgcacacacacactctgctctaCCCCATGGCCCATTCACTCATGCTGAGAACAGTAGGATGATGAGGTTGCCCTGAGGTGTGGGGGGGAGGTGGGTGTACAAGGCAACAGGTTTTCACTCTGGAGTCACTGGGTGTAAAACAGCAATGCTTGCACTGTTGCGGGGGAGGTTCAAATTGCGTGGTAAACATGTTAACCCACAGTAAACACAGGCATAGGGAGTGTAACTTTCCTGCATGTGAACATTTTGGCGAATCCAGCTTGTGAGGATGGACAGCTACGAGGCGCGCAAACGCCCCACAAAATAAAGGTCTACGTGGTTGTTTTAAAGCTCTATGGGCAGAGATGTACAGCTCGGCTCACATGGGTTAAGGGAAACACATGGTATAAATAGCACAAACATCAGTGGCCCTGCAGGTGGGGGGATGACGCGTCTCCTCGTGTGGTGACCTCACTAACCAATGGATGGGATGGGCCGCTGCTGAGGGGGGTTGCCGATGTGAACCCTCCCCGACCTCCCCGAGTGGTCCAGGCGGTCAGCGTTTCCATGAGACGGTGAGTTCCCAATGATCTTTagaggtaaaaaacaaaaggcgAGAGGTTAGAGCAACAAACCGCCTGCATCGTGAAGATAACACTTAAAAGAATCCCACAATCCTgttaaaacaactaaaaaaccATAAGAGCAAATGACTTCCATTTGTCCTTAGGGAGGcaaaataatagtaaaacaaaTCCATAAAACAATAATGAAACCCAACAAACCATCAAAACAAGTAAATCAAATCAACCCCCAACACAACAACATGGactgaggggaggggggggtcagGAAGGGTCAGATGTTTAGCTAAAGAccatttgtttggtttgttttgttctgtGCATGTCAGCTCCTTGATGAGAAAAGAAAGCAAATGGcagcacaaagagacagaaatgaTGAGTAAAGAATAAAGAAGAAAGAGCGGATGAGGAGAAACAAGAGAAAGTGGAGTGTGATCGAGAATGGATAGAGATGTGGTTAGATGAGCAAAGCCATTATAGCTTCAGCCTGGGGCTTTGTATTACAACAATCAAAACATTTAATAGATGAAAAAATTAtgaaggacatttttttttttgctgaaacaaGTGAAAGAGACAAGCAAGAGATGATGTGTATGGGTTGAAGGCTAAATGAATCCCCGCAGGGCTGCAGAAGTCTCGATCTGGCCTTGAAGCAATGAAGATGCTGAGATGAAGAAGCGCCAAGCACAAGGTGGAGCGACACAGCTGCAGCTCTAGAGGGCGACACATGGAGAGCAACAAATGGAGGCCGGCAGGGGAAGAGAAGAcgggagcagcgcgtccccccTCCCCCATGCACCGCACAGAGACTGTCCTCTTAATGGAACCTTTCCCCTCAAAGACATGAGAAGTCAAAACTTCTTCAAAGTTAAATGGCCTTTAGGTAATTGAAAGCTTTACTTTAAAATCCACCTGACATTCTGAGTACAAGCactcaaaataaaacatcaaatcAGACCGAACGTGAACATGTGAGCACTTgtcagaaaatgaaaatgccaaatgaaagaaagaaaagagggagggggggggataaccgtaaagaaaaacagacaacaTTAAGAAAACAGAATGGCTGCAGCTTGCTGATGGAAAGTACAGCAGAAAGTCTGAATCACACACCAGCGGCTGGTCCCGGTTGAGCCTGGACAAAGACTGGGCCCTAGCCTCCCTGTGGGGGCTGTAATAGACCCTGTCCAGCTCGTTCAGCCGGCCCTCGCTCAGGGCCCCCTCCCTGGAGTAGTTTCGCTGCCCGGCCTCCCGACCAGGCCCAAAGTGCTCCCTGTTCCTAAAGTCTCCCGTGTGTACCGACTTGGCTGAAGTCACTGGGAGGTCAGAGTACTCCTCCTCCATGCTGCACTGGCGGGTCAGAGTTCTCTTACGGCCCATAGCCAGCGCCCGCCTCTCTACCGGGCCTTCACAGTGAATGATGTGAACGGGCCCCCGCATGGGGCTGCCGTGAGCGTAGTACCCTCGATAGCCCCGGCCCAGAGAGCCTTCTTCCTCACTGCCGCAGTCCAAACCGCTGTCAGGACTCTTTGTGTTCTGGCGGTTGGGTCGCACCAGGCTGCGCTCGTCCGCGGTGTAGCAGTAGCGACTGTCGGTGAAGCGAGGGGAGGAGCGTTGGCGCTGCAGGTGGCGGGAGTTCTTGCCGGGGGCGTGGTGGTTGTCCTGGGGGTACATCCTCCGCTGAGTGTGCGGCGTTCCAGGCCGCCCGCCGTCTTCGAAGCAGATGCGCTGGCCCATGCCGTCCACGCAGTCCGACTCTTCCTCGGCCACCTCGGGGATGCTGTGGAGACGCTTGCTGCGGAGCGACTTCTGCTTCACCACCTCCCTCTGGAGGTCCCAGCAGTCCCTCTCCTCGGCTAAGTCCTGACGTTTGTAATACGCCTTCAGTCGCGACCGGGAGGCAAAAGTTCCACAATTTCATAGTTCAGTTAGTCAGTTCAATTCAAAAAGGTTcagtttagattttttttgtgcgGAGGgttgaaaagtgttttttttcggAGGTTTTAGAACAGGCAGGAAACAACACAGTATGTGAATAGAACAAATGGGGggaaagacaaaataaagacagaattAGTTATTTGTGGCAATGTAGTAAGACATGCAGTCTCATTCCGTGAGGAGGAAATGACATGCTCTGAACAGGAATCTGTGAAGACTCAAAATGTGGAGCAACAACTGATAAACAGAGCATGTGCACGGAGGTTAAATGTGGGAAAGGGAATGTCGCTTGTAAGAAATTAGAAATATCCAAACAAAAagtaatggtacatgtccacagggacGTTGTTTATCACAAGGGATTGCCTTGCTTCTCAGCactggacgcttgatgggctgccaaaAGACACAAGACACTAGGGACCTGATTGGACgacacgctaccagaatgcattgcatggctTCTTACATAGACGTGTGCAGGACtatggacatgtaccataagtGACAGGCTTAGTTAGTGCCACGGGTGAGGGATAAATGTAAACATCAACATGAATGAAatgaagtaataaaaaaaaaaatacaaaataaaaacatgaagctGAGTGAGTGGCAGAATCAGCTGCTGAGGACATACTGGAGTAGGACACTTCTTTAGCAACAAACGTAGTGAAACATACACAACTTCCTTCAATGTgctcacagaaaacaacaacagaagcaAATTTGACAATTCATCTTATTATCTTATTTCCTTAATAtctaattaaaatgattatatcACTGCtatacatattttaaaataatactgtttttacagaaatataaaaggGGGTGGATAATGTGCAACAGTGATTTACAAATAGATGGTGATGACAAAAAAGAGGTGCAGCATTGGTGTATTTAAATATACCTGAATCTACCAATGATTACCCCTCATGAACACCACATTGCTGTACACATTGACACAGGGATTACCTGACTAAATTTGTATTGACTTCTGGTAGCAAGTCTactttaaagcctctgaacagcCACActggtgttttcagttaatctggctgattagacctctgacTGTGTGGGCGTGTACAGACTGTAATTGAGtgacatcttcctgagtctcctgttagctttgttgcaCTTGTTAGGGCGGGACTAATTACACCTCTATCACTCTTATTGGTTGATGAAGATTCGTGACCTCATAGATTACCATCAACCCGaacagaggtctaatcagccggAGTAACTGAAAACAGTTGTTTGGGTTTACAGAGGGTTTAATACAGAGGACCAATCAACCACTACGGCATCCCTCACTCTTATAAtaggctcgttggagatgagCCGGGCCTGCGCAGCATCGATCACCGGCGATCGCCGCGCAATACATAcgggttagatttgtgtccgacttgatgccgacttgctctgacgtcatgcacacgtgggcaacgatgacCTCATGACATCGAGGCGGCCAGTGTTAAGAGGCaccgcagttgctctccaccgactgcaagagacagggcatgatgggaaacgcctggctgtcgcctgatcaaagagctgattggctcttagttttgacagcaaacaccacgtgttgtagaacgtccgaactttctgtgtaattgtaatatttaacgctagattgtaggctattagtctcatgttgtgtaATAAAGAAGTCATCTGTAAACAAacatatcttgtgtggttgataataatcataataataattatgataatgaaggttattcatatagcacttttcaaatcgagtgctcattacaaagtgctttacaaggcagacataaaaataataaaggatagaatctAATGCCAGATACACACAAATCTGAACGTCGTCTGCAAACTACAAGTAacctacagatcggatctaacaggatgtaACTTTTCCTgtaacttcctgtaaattcaTTGAATGCTGCTGGAAACgtctggaaactgtccgacttgaccgcagctttttgtCACCACCCgtctgctgctgccgcctgatgTCGTCTATtttccaggcgaggcgcagttcatctcgaacgagcctaatACTATGATGCTTTTGTATCATGGTGGCATATTTTACACCTTTACATCCACACATCCCCGCTGACAGACCAAATGAAGACAGGATCACGTTAAACATTTACATCAACAATAGAAAAATTAAACATTAGGACATGACAGACATAAACAAGcgtgaatatttccatttaagTACTCACTTAAATGAGATTCCCATGTGCACTTGATATGCCATGACCCtttgatacagtacagtatgttaaaaATGTGCACTTCAATATCACAGTCTAACATTTGACTTGTAACACTCCTTTTGGTTGCAGAATAAAGAGCATCAAAATGCAATGCAAACCATCAGTTTACAGCCTTCCCCTCTGGCATGCGGTACAGTTACAGTTATGTATACACAGCCATTCCCATGAGCTCAGCCGTGATTGACTAAAGCAGTGCTGGAGGAGTGGGGGGGTGTGTAGGAGCAGGCTGGGGTGGGGGAGGCTGATTCAGCTAACACAAGGCAGGGGAGCTCAGCCGAGCAAAGCCACGTCGGGCCTGGGTGTAGAGCCTGTGAGAGAGACTTTCCCTCCCTAAACCCCCGTCCTCTCCACCACCCCATCTCCTCCCCCTGGCCGCTACAGACTGAAGGTGTGCAGTACGTACCTTAAGAGTGTTGTGAGAGTTGATGCTGCGCCTACGGCCCTCCTCCAGCTGCATCTCAGAGTAAAGatcttcctcgtcctcctccattATGTCGGACAGGTCCGAACCGCGGCTGCTCTCTGTGTGGTACTCCTCACTGTGGCTGTAGTGGTGATGATGTTGCTTAgggaaaaccagagagagagttTAAAGGGAGCGTATTAGGTAGTCACTTTTATATTCTTATGTTTCTATCTTGTGAGGAAATGCTTACGCACTACAGAGACTCAGAATACCACAATGTTGTCACCTAAAGACTCTGACACCTCCATAAAAGTGCAGAAGCAGCTATAAACTCCAATCGGCTGGCCAACATACAGAGCTATCTTTAGCTTCCGATATTGATGTATGTAAACAAGTTTGGCTGATTTCCACTCAAAGCCGGAATGCGGTGTTCACAaagatgtgtgtgttggtgtaaaCTCTTGTATAGCTACACATtaggcctcatgcaagaacttTCTCTTACTTTTTTTGTAGCATGAGCTCGTACGAGTGTGCCACGTCAGATTCAGCAAACGCTCCTAACTTCAGATAACTGTGTAAATGAGCTGTgtaaacatgatgaatgccACCTGTGTGTAAATGAGCGCGCGTTCGTGAGAATTGTGAATTAGCATAATTAAGGCCTCAATGATACCATATAAGGCTACGCGTCCTGCCCCATTCGTCTGTCTCTGTGAATATATCAGCACGCTGTCCAAAGACACGCTCTCCTCCTAAAGAAGTTAAGTCAGCCATGACGCATGGCCGGTGGCCTCATTATTTACAGAGACAAATTAACCTTCAATTAGTGCATATTTTAAGTCGTTTTGCAGTTTGAGatgttcatattcatatattgTAGTGTTATACAATAGCAAATGTAATGTGTTATACATTTAGAATTGTATTATAATTTGAATTGCCGAGGATAATGTCAACATAATTATTAAGTTTAATTTCTATAGGGTTTTCAAATTCAAAATTGCCACTAAAGAAACATACAATCCATTAGTGAAAAAGGTTTGGATAACAGCAGACTCATTGCACATGACTCCTACGACAGGTCTGGACCACTCATAAATTGTGTTCGTGCCTAAGAAGAAATTCAAAATAGGAGAAAATTGGTGAATGCAAGTGCAAGTTCTCCTGAATCACTCGTGCAAGCCACTTAAGAACAAATCTGTTCATACGAGTTATTCTGGTATCAGGCCCATTGTGCACTAAAATGATACAAAAGTTTTGCCAAAGTAAAATTTCAGGTAACTGGTTTCGTTAACAATTTTCTTCCTTCCCTTAAAAGTATTTGTAAAAATGATACAAGATCCtagaaaatacaataataatactcATTAAGAGGGGCTTCAATTTGATATGATGGGATTTGCCTACATGTGTCGTTACTGATTCCACATTTTTCCCAGAAACAAGTGATACGCATCTTCTGATTGTCTGCTTGCTGTGTTTTCTGTAACGTACCTGTCTGCCCAACTCTGAGCCTCTGAGGAACTCATCCACCGaggctcctctcctcctcgcaTGAGGAGAGTCGTagccgtcctcctcctcgtcagAGTTGACTGGATGCAAGGAGTTACCTCGCTCACTAAAGATGTTCCTTTTCTCAACCTGgtaaaagaaatgttattaaGATCAAAATAATTTAGTGTAACATTCCTACAATCATAGTTTTTTCTCTCAAACAAGTGGGTGAGCTATTTCAACTTTCCACTAATGTAGTTTCATTATAATTTTCATACGGTTCTATCTTGAAACCAATACTTGTTGTGATGATGGCTTTTAAAGCAGGCTGATTTTCAGAAACAAGCGAAGTCATCTTATCATCCTGACAAATATTTCCATTTGTCTCAtgaaaaatctgatttaaaggggaactacgcctattttcaaaattcacatgaattttgaaaatgagcgtagttcccctttaaaggctCAATGTTAGATTCTATCACATGAAGATGAATACTGTACCACGCACCCGGTTGCCCTCGGCAAACACTCTCTGGGCAGCTTCCCTGGCCATGGCCTTGGCGATGGTGTTGGTGATGGGGACTCCCTGAGGCTGTGGCAGGATCCTCTGAGGAGAGGGCGATCGCCGTGGCTGGAAGTGCGGCGGCTCCAGGTTGGGTCCACGCATGGGGGGCAGCGGAGACGGGGATCGCTCCCAGGGCTGGGCTTTCCGCATGCCCACCTCATGCTCTTTGGTTTCTGGCTCTCTGGCACTTACTAACGGTTTGGACGTGGGCATGGGGTGGCGTTggaaatgaggaggaggaggaggagggggctggCAGACGGGCTGCGAGTGCGGTTGTGCGTGGGGCAGCGTGTGGGGCTGGGATCGAGGCAGAGGCTGCACCTGGGGCTGGGGGTGATTCGGGGGGTACGTTGAGGGGTAAGGAGGGTGGGTTTGCGAGTGCACCGGTTGGGGCGGCGGGTGGGTCATAGGTGCAGTGGTTCGGTGGGAGAGGCGCGGGGAGCCCAGGAGATTGTTCGGGATAATGGCCACGGGCGAGTCCTGGGACTCTCCTTGTGTGGATAACGTCCTTACAATGATTTCCCTGGCCTCCAGACACTGGATCCTGTTTAACTCCACGGTCACATAGTCTGCTGTGGGGTATAAGACCTCTGCTATCTGTATTCACAAAGGAAGCAGAAAGTCCTTACCAAAGGGCAATTCAGAATGTCAGCATGCAAAATACTTACTCTGAAACCCTCCCATCATACAAACTTCATGCATTTCTAGCTCTCATACCTGTCAGCTGAAGAGAAATACATcattattaaagaggacctattacgcttttatgcttttttcctttcttttagtgtgttatatagttttttgtgcatgtaaaaggtctgcaaagttacagaGCTCAAAgtcggagtctgaagagtttggtttggttgaccaatcacaacaatgggccagctgaccaatcagagcagattaGGCTTtacgggaggagggggaggagcttaaacagagcgtttcagacaaagggtgaaAAAAGGTGCTGCAGAACAGTCG from Sebastes fasciatus isolate fSebFas1 chromosome 6, fSebFas1.pri, whole genome shotgun sequence includes the following:
- the rimbp2b gene encoding RIMS-binding protein 2 isoform X9, which produces MREAAERRQQLELEHEQALAVLTAKQQEIEVLQKAQVEAKKEHEGAVHLLENHLDSMQAKVRELEEKCRSQSEQFNLLSKELEKFRIQAGKFDILSTEPLTVCESPGSPNKSLSQLLNGLAAPIGKGNEAPTSRSLISEFIRPLQISGDKPELLSVKPTFLTRGRVSSPAQGFLPEMDKELSSTTRSKPRFTGKVRLCIARYSYNPYDGPNEHPEAELPLVAGKYLYVYGTMDEDGFYEGELLDGQRGLVPSNFVDFIQDGETTSVQHRDTVAKEPGYLNHSSLGSQRLKVGTGTVTGISSLLSDSKLSTSSLGMDLLGSSSNGTGTLDVSTDEVGEDIVPYPRRINLIKQLAKSVIIGWDPPVVPPGWGSISGYNVLVDKELRMSVPYGGRTKSLLEKLNLATNTYRISVQSITDRGPSDELRCTLLVGKDVVVAPYYLRVDSITQVSAELSWMPSSSNYSHTIILNGAEYDMVKAGGYKYKFFNLKPMTVYKVKVVAQPHQVPWQLPMDQREKKEISVEFCTQPAVCVLCSSGPPLPPQEVQVQCGQTPGVLQVRWKPPLLTSSGTSNGASVIGYAVCTKGQKIAEVLYPTADYVTVELNRIQCLEAREIIVRTLSTQGESQDSPVAIIPNNLLGSPRLSHRTTAPMTHPPPQPVHSQTHPPYPSTYPPNHPQPQVQPLPRSQPHTLPHAQPHSQPVCQPPPPPPPHFQRHPMPTSKPLVSAREPETKEHEVGMRKAQPWERSPSPLPPMRGPNLEPPHFQPRRSPSPQRILPQPQGVPITNTIAKAMAREAAQRVFAEGNRVEKRNIFSERGNSLHPVNSDEEEDGYDSPHARRRGASVDEFLRGSELGRQQHHHHYSHSEEYHTESSRGSDLSDIMEEDEEDLYSEMQLEEGRRRSINSHNTLKAYYKRQDLAEERDCWDLQREVVKQKSLRSKRLHSIPEVAEEESDCVDGMGQRICFEDGGRPGTPHTQRRMYPQDNHHAPGKNSRHLQRQRSSPRFTDSRYCYTADERSLVRPNRQNTKSPDSGLDCGSEEEGSLGRGYRGYYAHGSPMRGPVHIIHCEGPVERRALAMGRKRTLTRQCSMEEEYSDLPVTSAKSVHTGDFRNREHFGPGREAGQRNYSREGALSEGRLNELDRVYYSPHREARAQSLSRLNRDQPLIIGNSPSHGNADRLDHSGRSGRVHIGNPPQQRPIPSIEITMDSNSEGSEGNLSPVKEDVYYGSVARRRIWRSMSSEDQSDGFGGRRQGRGRRSLDYYEESEPEEMTRVFVALFDYDPMSMSPNPDAADEELPFKEGQIIKVFGHKDTDGFYRAEVRDRVGLIPCNMVSEIQTEDDDMMDQLLKQGFLPLNTPVEKLERNRRSGRQHPMSTRRMVALYDYDPRESSPNVDVEAELTFCAGDVITVFGEIDEDGFYYGELNGHKGLVPSNFLEEVPDDVEVFLTDSPSRYPQDTPARIKTKRVPLEKSGPPRRAGSPTVRPRIPGSGPATVGPGSPIRAPLDMYSSSKKKKGLLSKGKTLLQRLGAVK
- the rimbp2b gene encoding RIMS-binding protein 2 isoform X4; protein product: MREAAERRQQLELEHEQALAVLTAKQQEIEVLQKAQVEAKKEHEGAVHLLENHLDSMQAKVRELEEKCRSQSEQFNLLSKELEKFRIQAGKFDILSTEPLTVCESPGSPNKSLSQLLNGLAAPIGKGNEAPTSRSLISEFIRPLQISGDKPELLSVKPTFLTRGRVSSPAQGFLPEMDKELSSTTRSKPRFTGKVRLCIARYSYNPYDGPNEHPEAELPLVAGKYLYVYGTMDEDGFYEGELLDGQRGLVPSNFVDFIQDGETTSVQHRDTVAKEPGYLNHSSLGSQRLKVGTGTVTGISSLLSDSKLSTSSLGMDLLGSSSNGTGTLDVSTDEVGEDIVPYPRRINLIKQLAKSVIIGWDPPVVPPGWGSISGYNVLVDKELRMSVPYGGRTKSLLEKLNLATNTYRISVQSITDRGPSDELRCTLLVGKDVVVAPYYLRVDSITQVSAELSWMPSSSNYSHTIILNGAEYDMVKAGGYKYKFFNLKPMTVYKVKVVAQPHQVPWQLPMDQREKKEISVEFCTQPAVCVLCSSGPPLPPQEVQVQCGQTPGVLQVRWKPPLLTSSGTSNGASVIGYAVCTKGQKIAEVLYPTADYVTVELNRIQCLEAREIIVRTLSTQGESQDSPVAIIPNNLLGSPRLSHRTTAPMTHPPPQPVHSQTHPPYPSTYPPNHPQPQVQPLPRSQPHTLPHAQPHSQPVCQPPPPPPPHFQRHPMPTSKPLVSAREPETKEHEVGMRKAQPWERSPSPLPPMRGPNLEPPHFQPRRSPSPQRILPQPQGVPITNTIAKAMAREAAQRVFAEGNRVEKRNIFSERGNSLHPVNSDEEEDGYDSPHARRRGASVDEFLRGSELGRQQHHHHYSHSEEYHTESSRGSDLSDIMEEDEEDLYSEMQLEEGRRRSINSHNTLKAYYKRQDLAEERDCWDLQREVVKQKSLRSKRLHSIPEVAEEESDCVDGMGQRICFEDGGRPGTPHTQRRMYPQDNHHAPGKNSRHLQRQRSSPRFTDSRYCYTADERSLVRPNRQNTKSPDSGLDCGSEEEGSLGRGYRGYYAHGSPMRGPVHIIHCEGPVERRALAMGRKRTLTRQCSMEEEYSDLPVTSAKSVHTGDFRNREHFGPGREAGQRNYSREGALSEGRLNELDRVYYSPHREARAQSLSRLNRDQPLIIGNSPSHGNADRLDHSGRSGRVHIGNPPQQRPIPSIEITMDSNSEGSEGNLSPVKEDVYYGSVARRRIWRSMSSEDQSDGFGGRRQGRGRRSLDYYEESEPEEMTRVFVALFDYDPMSMSPNPDAADEELPFKEGQIIKVFGHKDTDGFYRAEVRDRVGLIPCNMVSEIQTEDDDMMDQLLKQGFLPLNTPVEKLVNCDRFKDGRSINRRSRKSKRERNRRSGRQHPMSTRRMVALYDYDPRESSPNVDVEAELTFCAGDVITVFGEIDEDGFYYGELNGHKGLVPSNFLEEVPDDVEVFLTDSPSRYPQDTPARIKTKRVPLEKSGPPRRAGSPTVRPRIPGSGPATVGPGSPIRAPLDMYSSSKKKKGLLSKGKTLLQRLGAVK